Proteins encoded within one genomic window of Augochlora pura isolate Apur16 chromosome 11, APUR_v2.2.1, whole genome shotgun sequence:
- the LOC144477295 gene encoding RNA-binding protein 45 produces MADHRERDSYYSQTDLRSKNDDPPNSRLFVICHKSLEEDDLRRAFEKFGKIEDIWVVKNRNSGENKGVTYIKFSKTSEAAFALEEMNGKMLGSVGRPIKVMIASNRDQGSVRETNEEERWVRLFCVLPKSMTDGELQLEFSQFGPIEYATVVKDRNTNESKGFGYVKFKRVSSAARAFEECDRKYKAVFAEPKKPKPEHMDVKYNNGLSSHYDSTGGNYSSSNFGKSSISLEIATNYPNSEGYTHLQVIAHPALNQDQLWKLFDIVPGLDYCHLKNDVRYRMPRGQAVVVYSNPSAAAYAREKFHGFEYPPGHRMIVKPDLSSVPPKSVVKPGSSTGGIANTRTDLAHLAETIAQATSLIQAAGLTAPSLEHSMCIKLPPVQPMASIDAEVAKRCFIVCGPPVPPIYAMKDAFCRFGNLIDVYMLPGKNCGYAKYASVESANEAIEALHGQEICGSRLKVLEAEERNVGDDRRKRLRMDEDDN; encoded by the exons ATGGCTGATCACAGGGAAAGGGATTCGTATTATTCGCAAACGGATTTGCGGTCAAAAAATGATGATCCACCAAATTCACGGTTATTTGTTATATGCCACAAAAGTTTGGAAGAGGATGACCTTAGGAGAGCCTTCGAAAAATTTGGAAAGATTGAAGATATATGGGTGGTTAAGAATCGGAATTCAGGCGAAAATAAAG GAGTCACatacattaaattttcgaaaacatcAGAGGCAGCTTTTGCTCTAGAAGAAATGAATGGCAAAATGTTGGGTTCTGTTGGAAGACCCATCAAAGTAATGATTGCTTCAAA TCGTGATCAAGGATCTGTAAGAGAAACAAATGAGGAAGAAAGATGGGTTCGTTTGTTTTGTGTTTTACCAAAATCAATGACCGATGGTGAACTCCAACTAGAGTTTTCCCAATTTGGTCCTATCGAGTATGCAACTGTTGTCAAGGATAGAAATACGAACGAGTCTAAAGGGTTTGGTTACGTGAAATTTAAGAGAGTATCTAGCGCTGCTAGAGCATTCGAAGAATGCGATAGGAAATACAAAGCTGTATTTGCTGAACCAAAAAAACCAAAACCCGAGCACATGGatgtgaaatataataatggaTTATCTTCCCATTATGATAGTACCGGTGGAAATTATAGTTCATCAAATTTTGGAAAGAGCAGTATTAGTTTAGAAATCGCTACAAATTATCCTAACTCCGAAGGTTATACACATTTACAAGTAATTGCACATCCAGCATTAAATCAAGATCAATTATGGAAATTGTTTGATATTGTACCTGGCTTGGATTATTGTCATTTGAAGAATGATGTTAGATATAGGATGCCAAGGGGTCAGGCTGTTGTAGTGTATTCGAATCCTAGTGCTGCAGCATATGCAAGAGAAAAGTTTCATGGTTTTGAATATCCTCCTGGTCATAGGATGATTGTTAAACCAGATTTATCAAGTGTACCTCCAAAAAGTGTTGTAAAACCTGGAAGTTCAACAGGTGGAATAGCTAATACTAGAACAGATTTAGCTCATTTGGCAGAAACCATTGCACAAGCTACATCTTTAATTCAAGCTGCAGGGTTGACCGCGCCAA GTTTAGAACATTCAATGTGTATCAAATTGCCACCTGTACAACCAATGGCTAGTATAGATGCAGAGGTGGCAAAAAGATGTTTCATTGTTTGTGGCCCACCAGTACCACCCATTTATGCTATGAAGGATGCTTTCTGCAGGTTTGGAAACCTCATAGATGTGTACATGCTTCCAGGGAAAAATTGTGGATATGCAAAATATGCCAGTGTAGAAAGTGCAAATGAAGCAATCGAG GCCCTGCATGGACAAGAAATTTGTGGTTCACGATTAAAAGTACTAGAAGCAGAAGAACGTAATGTTGGCGATGATCGTAGAAAACGATTACGAATGGACGAAgatgacaattaa